One window from the genome of Salvia splendens isolate huo1 chromosome 9, SspV2, whole genome shotgun sequence encodes:
- the LOC121747483 gene encoding probable LRR receptor-like serine/threonine-protein kinase At4g31250 produces MARTPITTILIPHPIVLFLLLLLLLLVPPSSAQPELDALLKFKASITNNAVALSDWAPPVPPCTASTANWVGLLCENGAVAALYLQRLGLEGAIDVDALAQLPNLKVLSFSGNSFAGPLPNLALLPNVRAVSFSNNKMSGAIPANAFLGMTALVQLDLDDNVFSGEIPASLAGLPALQELMLQNNMFQGGLPPFREGQLMNFSVANNDLSGEIPSGLSHLEASAFLGNKDLCGNPLLRCPYQPLQFSIGTIVMMSLVVAAAVVALVVVIVILCRRRAAPQQNNDEIAKAAVLVAHSTADPVSDPERGECPAAASQPNVRMTFLREDRDVFDMTDLLKASAEILGSGLFGSTYKAALSERQIVVVKRYRHMGNVSRQDFQEHMRRLGRLNHANVVPLVAFYYRREEKLLVYDYIDKTSLAAVLHGSRSRPGRKILDWPTRLSITKGIARGLLYLHNDLPSLTAAHGHLKSSNVILDSEQTPLLTDYGLVLIANQEHAEQHMISYKSPEYKHTGRITKKTDVWSLGILILEILTGRFPADFLKPKKDAPDADVAAWVESVARDEPDVLDADMAGEGECKAEMVKLLRIGFACCKAEVEERPDIKEAVQQIEEVKERQTVSI; encoded by the exons ATGGCTAGGACACCAATCACCACCATTCTAATTCCACACCCAATcgtcctcttcctcctcctcctcctcctcctcctcgtccctCCCTCCTCCGCCCAGCCGGAGCTCGACGCCCTCCTCAAATTCAAGGCCTCCATCACCAACAACGCCGTCGCCTTGTCCGACTGGGCCCCACCCGTCCCGCCATGCACCGCCAGCACCGCCAATTGGGTCGGCCTTCTCTGCGAGAACGGCGCCGTCGCCGCCCTCTACCTCCAGAGATTGGGCTTGGAAGGCGCGATCGACGTCGACGCCCTCGCGCAGCTGCCCAATTTGAAGGTCCTCAGCTTCTCCGGCAACAGCTTCGCCGGCCCTCTCCCTAATCTAGCTCTGCTCCCTAATGTCAGAGCCGTTTCCTTCTCGAATAATAAGATGTCCGGTGCTATTCCGGCGAACGCGTTTCTAGGCATGACGGCGCTGGTGCAGCTTGATTTGGATGACAACGTGTTCTCCGGCGAGATTCCGGCATCCCTGGCCGGTCTGCCCGCACTGCAGGAGCTGATGCTGCAGAACAATATGTTCCAAGGCGGATTACCTCCGTTCCGAGAGGGTCAATTGATGAACTTCAGCGTCGCCAACAACGACCTCTCCGGCGAGATTCCTTCCGGCCTCAGCCATTTGGAAGCTTCTGCCTTTTTAG GAAATAAGGATCTATGCGGAAACCCGTTGTTGCGGTGCCCGTACCAACCGCTCCAGTTCTCTATCGGAACAATTGTCATGATGTCACTCGTTGTCGCCGCGGCAGTGGTGGCTCTGGTAGTGGTTATAGTCATCCTCTGCCGCCGGAGAGCCGCGCCGCAGCAGAACAATGACGAGATAGCGAAGGCCGCTGTCCTCGTCGCCCACTCCACCGCCGATCCGGTATCTGATCCGGAGCGCGGGGAGTGCCCGGCCGCGGCCTCTCAGCCGAATGTGAGAATGACGTTTCTGAGAGAGGACAGAGATGTATTTGATATGACGGACTTGCTCAAAGCATCTGCTGAGATACTGGGCAGTGGGCTATTTGGGTCAACCTACAAGGCCGCCCTGAGTGAGCGACAGATTGTGGTGGTGAAGCGGTACCGCCACATGGGGAACGTCAGCAGGCAGGACTTCCAGGAGCACATGCGCCGCCTCGGGCGCCTCAACCACGCTAACGTCGTGCCACTTGTCGCCTTCTACTACCGGCGGGAGGAGAAGCTCCTCGTCTACGATTACATCGACAAGACCAGCCTCGCCGCCGTCCTCCACGGCAGCCGCTCCCGCCCCGGCCGCAAAATCCTCGACTGGCCGACGCGGCTGAGCATCACAAAAGGGATAGCCAGAGGGCTCCTCTACCTCCACAACGACCTCCCGAGCCTCACGGCCGCCCACGGCCACCTGAAATCGTCGAACGTGATCCTCGATTCCGAGCAGACGCCGCTACTAACGGACTACGGGCTGGTCCTGATCGCGAACCAGGAGCACGCTGAGCAGCACATGATCTCGTACAAGTCGCCCGAGTACAAGCACACGGGCCGGATCACAAAAAAAACCGACGTGTGGAGCCTCGGAATCCTCATACTCGAGATCCTCACGGGGCGCTTCCCCGCGGACTTCCTGAAGCCGAAGAAGGACGCGCCGGACGCGGACGTGGCCGCTTGGGTGGAGTCAGTGGCAAGAGACGAGCCCGACGTGCTCGACGCGGACATGGCCGGGGAGGGCGAGTGCAAGGCGGAGATGGTGAAGCTGCTGAGGATTGGATTTGCGTGTTGCAAGGCGGAGGTGGAGGAGAGGCCGGACATTAAAGAGGCGGTGCAACAGATTGAGGAGGTCAAGGAGAGACAAACGGTTTCAATTTAG
- the LOC121749663 gene encoding probable serine/threonine-protein kinase PBL17, translated as MGSCLSVEGEEHQQRESNSSCGKPGSNGGSKSPVKLGSLSSNTFVIIPKNVKDLRLSPGNGDLDIFTYEEMKLATKHFRPDQVLGEGGFGIVYKGVIDESVRPGYKTTQIAVKVLDPESLQGDREWLAEVNYLGQLRHPNLVKLIGYSCEDDHRLLVYEYMASGSLEKHLFFRVRATLTWHRRLKIALDTARGLDFLHGAEKPIIYRDFKTSNILLDEDFNAKLSDFGLARVGPTGDQTHVSTRVMGTYGYAAPEYVMTGHLTARSDIYGFGVVLLEMLIGRRAMDKSRPSREHNLVEWARPLLNHSKKLSRILDPRIEGQYSTKILMKVANLAYQCLSQNPKGRPLMSQVIEILQPLVTQELSPTESGGSITLYEVQKDTPRNPNGGG; from the exons ATGGGTTCTTGTCTCAGTGTTGAAGGAGAAGAACATCAGCAGAGAGAGAGCAATTCTTCTTGTGGAAAACCCG GTAGCAATGGTGGCTCCAAATCTCCGGTGAAATTGGGCTCTTTGAGTTCAAACACTTTTGTGATCATCCCTAAAAATGTAAAGGATCTGCGTCTAAGCCCTGGCAATGGAGATCTTGATATCTTCACGTACGAGGAGATGAAGCTGGCCACAAAGCATTTCAGGCCAGATCAGGTTCTCGGTGAGGGTGGATTTGGTATTGTCTACAAAGGAGTTATAGACGAGAGTGTGAGGCCTGGATACAAGACGACTCAGATTGCTGTTAAAGTGCTTGATCCTGAAAGTCTACAGGGCGACCGAGAATGGCTG GCAGAAGTAAACTATTTAGGCCAACTCCGACATCCTAATCTGGTGAAACTTATTGGCTACAGCTGTGAGGATGACCATAGGCTTTTGGTCTACGAATATATGGCATCCGGGAGCCTCGAGAAACACCTTTTCTTCA GGGTTCGAGCCACGTTAACATGGCATAGAAGACTAAAAATTGCTTTGGATACTGCAAGAGGCCTTGATTTTCTTCATGGTGCTGAAAAACCTATCATTTACAGGGATTTCAAAACTTCAAACATCTTGTTAGATGAG GATTTCAATGCAAAGCTTTCTGATTTCGGGCTGGCAAGGGTTGGGCCAACGGGAGATCAAACTCATGTCTCAACACGGGTTATGGGCACATACGGTTACGCTGCTCCTGAGTATGTCATGACCG GACATTTGACAGCAAGAAGTGATATCTATGGGTTTGGAGTTGTTCTGCTCGAGATGCTTATAGGAAGACGCGCAATGGACAAGAGCAGGCCAAGCCGAGAGCATAATCTTGTGGAGTGGGCTCGCCCGCTCCTCAACCACAGTAAGAAGCTTTCAAGAATACTGGATCCTAGAATCGAGGGGCAATACTCCACCAAGATTCTCATGAAAGTGGCGAATCTAGCATACCAATGTCTCAGCCAGAACCCGAAAGGAAGGCCCCTCATGAGTCAGGTCATTGAGATCCTGCAACCTCTCGTCACTCAAGAACTGAGCCCGACAGAAAGTGGTGGTAGTATAACCCTTTACGAAGTCCAAAAGGACACGCCTCGGAATCCCAACGGAGGAGGGTAA